The Myxocyprinus asiaticus isolate MX2 ecotype Aquarium Trade chromosome 36, UBuf_Myxa_2, whole genome shotgun sequence genome segment AGCTGAAAGCCAGTATTTCCTTTagcttatgtttcatgtttaagAGTGTAGAACACCTCAACTAGCAATGTTTCATTTGTTTGCTTTAAAGGATTATTTCAGTGTGTAAATCTGATCAACACATTGAAGTTGCTCATCTGTTACATTTCACAAAGACCATATCGACATACAAGATCATTTGATTATGTGTGTTTAATAGTTCAAATGTCCTCTGCTGACTGTCATGTGAAATTCAGTCATAATAACTGGACTCATATCTGTTTAAATGTTTCAGCTCTTAGAATGGTTTGTCACTCATGTCAGCAGCTTTCTCTTTTGAAGAATCTGTTTTAGCTTGAAGGTTATTTTGACTTTGCCAAATTCCATTTAAATGGCATAATATTGAGAGAGAACTTAAGACAGAAATTTTTAAGCATCATTTGACAAACTTATGTGAATTTCAAAACAtcaccaaacttttttttttaatcattaaaaaaatattttttttatcaaaaaattattcatacaaataattgaTATGGGATCTGTCAGTCTTACCACATGGGTCTCTTTGGAGGCTTTGGCCACTGCATCGCCTCTCTCTGAGAAGTACCTGCAGAGAAACACAAAATCAACACCTGAATCAAACAGCTGAAATAAGTGAATGTGGGCTGTGAAACATAATAATGAACAATGAATTGAACCAACAGAGAGGATGAACATAAGATTTTGTCATACTTGTTAATGTTGGTCTGAAAACCCTCCACCTTAGTCTTCACAGCATTAATTCTCTCAAGGATTTTTTCCTAGAACATTGAGTAGTCATATTAAATATCCCCTTTGAGATTTTGTAACAAAAACATTGTATGTCATATAGATGCCGAACCATCGATCTTAAAAGGTGAGTTTGGGCCGTAGAAGGGTTTGTTACCTGAATCGCAACTCCAAAATCATTCCCATCTTCTATTTTGGGGATGAGATGAGAAATCCAGCAGGAGACCTGAATGAGAAAACATGTATGTCTAAACATTTGTCATAAAAAATCTtggaaaaatatttcaaattaatcAGTGAGCCACTTTAACACACTTACTGTGATGCAGGTCTCCTTAAGAGCAATTATCTCTGGTTTCACAATATTAAGCAACTTCACAATTTGCTCATTTCCTTTGATGAAGCCGCACTTGGGAACTGCAACAAGAATAACtactcaatcaaatcaaatcacttttattgtcacacaaccatatacataaGTGCAATAGTGTTTGAAAttcttggacttggacttggattCATGATTAAAGTAGTATGCTAAGTAAGCAGGTTACTTTAGTAGTAAAAACCTCAGGAATAATCTGAGTCCATCAATGCAGACTCCTGCAACAGACTCCATAGTCAAACCGTATCGGATCTGATCCTTTTAATCCACCAGCAGAATGAAGAGATGATATGTACTGCTTCATGGACAACATTTCCACTGGCCCAGAAGCcttcaaaatgttttacaaatgtgcagtttttttctttttacattttctctttCCATCACTCTGATAGAAGTTCATCTTCATTATGCTAGAAGGGTGGGGAAACTAAAGAACAAGGGAGTAAAAGATAACAATAtatttgaatcacaatacacttaaaggttagttaagctcaatcgacagcattttttgcaaaatgttgataaccacagaaattaatttcaacCTTCCTtgtcttaaaaaaagcaaaaattaaggttaAATTGAGGGActcacaatgggagtgaatgtggccaatttttgagggtttaaacagaaatgtgaagcttataattttttttaaagcaattacagtaattcttctgttaaaacttgtgtattcagtgttgccaactagtttcaatggaaagtagctaaagcctgctcgaaaagtcgctaaatgtcgCTAGATTACGTCATACGCTAATTAGCATATCCGTGAGGTCATCGCGTCTCATTTGAATTTTGCATAGTGTCcgccctttacatgtgtttgcttctctgtgcttaccgtacatactgtaataccttattaattccctatatctatcaatcactcagagagaaagttagaagtgACAGAAACGtatcttttctctcacacagcgctcagccataacaaaccactaagtgcatatttacaaaaaaaaaaaaaaaactatatgcatgtttacaaaaaCCAAAACAGATTCGTGATTGGTCCTTGACAacgctgtttgcacatgcgcTGCTCATTCACGTCTACGTCAGCTGCCGGGcggtcaactgattgtgctgctccGTCTTCTCAcctgctcacctctctctctgtcagtctctctgaacagagtagacgcagagagaggtgtgcctccgagtccgggcaggaaagcaagaccacACGCTCGCGGGGCAGTACTGGCGACTTTCTTCTAAGGAAGGTAGCTtaggtttgtccaaaaagtcgctagatttgtcgctaggcgcttttttgaatgaaagtcgctaaatctagcgacaaagtcagtaagttggcaacactgtgtgtattatttgagctgtaaaattgtttatattaaaatttttacagttgttttagggtttgttgacattacatcatcatggtaacgatgttataaaaatggcaataactttacactgaaaaggttagtaagcgattttatcacactaacattatgttaacacacatattgtttgtcttgtgactatacttttgaaaaagtgagtattttaacgttcaaaaactggcctccattcacttccattgtaagtgcctcactgtatcccagacttttgctttttttaaagaaaaaataaaataaatttttgtggtaatcaacattatgccacaaatgctgtcgattgaggttaacttgtactgaacccggtagtgttgggttcgagtccaccttagtcgagtccgagtcgagtctttaaacaatcgagtccgagttgagtacgagtccaaaaggggccaagtcggactcaagaccaagtccataacaggccgagtctgagtcgagtctgaatgattctgttcatgaatctgaattaaaattgtaaccgtaaactcaacatcaatattttaaacttcacaactaagaaaaacagtttgtcaatataaatgtaacaaaaacacctctgttgcctttcatatatatatatttttatgattagtatcctgctgaacaaacttcaaagttgtttcagaatgaaagcatatgctttaagtGTATGatgacaaaactgtccttcaacacaattcttactgtgttctgttgacatttaaactatttgttgctttttcccctccactcaaacatagactaaagatagtgaaagctgcgttagtcattttttaacatttaatttagttttatttaaaatgatctctatctaaataaataatagtctaccctgagattttttttctgaatcttttttctctatctgccgactgatttgggaaaatacatactgtacaaatgagtcaacacagtagtaattagcactcgctgagaagttatgtctcacgatttgactgcaaatgctaaacatccaaaaacactggaaaagcccactgctaatattagggccatgtcgtcacggacatgattttctagttaatttgcaggaAACCGCACAGTGCAGGGTATTTCTGcatgctgctcgtgtacctaaatccctgatgcgtccgtgtgcATCTCGCAGCATctgctgcagaagaaaaaataaataaaaataataattgatgtTTGCTTAAGTGgcagccgcgttggtctgcaatcagtctgaaatctttaaataccaattaaagaaaatttaattgagcacttctttaaccacaaaaacatggagaataatcattttgagtcataaatttaacagaattgtccttcaaaagtgtcagagatgtaggtTTAAAAAATATGTGCATAAATTACCCGgtagtttacaataaaaataaaataaaataaacatttaaaataaagataTCATAATCAACTAAATTAATCTCGTTTCATGAAGTTtaacttcatacacaaactctgtcattgaataatacatttattttatagtctataattaaattataaacaaaacatttcactgcccaaaatatcctaaaattttattgtgcatggttgaatgttgtgaatggtggacaaatgctgtaaaagaatgtattttaagcagctcgtcaatgttttgaaaatagtcaatcaataataaataggtgctgtttatctgtttagagttgctgtctgctttagcaataacgcttttttctcccgactatttaaaaagttacacagttaattcatcaagctattatggaccagttcaagctgacaacactgcgtggaccacaagagactacagaagccttcATGTGTAGacacattacgcctaaaaagacttaatatcctatattaatactatttttatgtatttttatttttattttctgtttttagtaaactgtgggTGACTTGattcaatgaagttcttgattttaagttttgaaCCACGATGAAACCACAGTGCGAACACAGTCATGGCTGCACAAACAtcacatgcaattttaccagttgtcaggtcctgtgtcatgtgaaactgccttatttagtttctattacattggatacatactcgtctttatgttttcgtcatgcCAGTCACCTCTGTAGTCTATTTTATACAGTAGTCGCTGTAGTAatattcaagcatattggttgactgatgactGTGCACCCGCgtatgtgtttgtgcgtgtgtttgcttaaacacagtgaaacaactctggctacatctatgacttcaggggctaatacagcttaaatgcagacagagatgagttcattaatttctgttttgttatttcatttttttatcattatatcacaaatgtcatggacatTCCGAGTCAAGTCcgtgtaaaaatgcatctgagCTTGTcggtgacaagtccaagtccattaaaattacTCGAGTACCTCAACTCtagaacccggaacattcctttaaatataaaaaaagccaCTTCCGTTGCATCCAACTCAAAAGTGATCATCCCCATTCCCtttgaagacaattaccctccacagTGTtttagaactcactttttaagtcatttttattggaaattcggtttggaatgaccctacagcaCAAGGTTATTAATGTAAATGAAAACGCAAAACATTAttgtaaactgaaaaaaaaaataaatacaaaattacaattggaaattaaaattacaattatttttcgTTTTTGTTGCGAtatgtttttaaacctttaaacccgTCATTTATgtaacatgaagatgccactagaTGGTGATAATAGACAGCCTATTGACTTCACTGCATTTGCAACTGAGCGGGAATCACTGCCATCATTGAGAAAAGCAAAGCAGGTAGAAAACAGGCTAGATGTGTCTGGGAATTTTACAGTTATGACACATCGGCTGAAAAGTCACAGTGTTTAGTGGCTTCAATTGCTGCTTGAAAATGTCTAAAGATGTAAGCAACATCTAgtaaattgatttatttattttttatttatttcaaatgtaaccTTTATTGGCTTGACTGTTCGTTGTGTTGCAAAATTATGAGGTTAAAACAAAGAGAACTGAAACAATATAACAATATCCAGTAATtcattctgtctttctctctctctctctctctctctctctttctctcactctccatcccacacacacacacacatcaatgcACAATGGTCCATTTTGTCTCCTCAACATAAAAAATGAAAACGtacctttcttcttctttttatcaTCATCTTCATTCTTATCTGTCTCCATCTcctattaaaatattgtaaaatataatgtaaaagtatttgtttcttttttttttcttccatcaaGCATAATGCTAATTTCTGAGTTGGATGCTGACCTCGTCCTCAGGAACTGGTGGGTCAGGAATGGGAATGTCAAGGGGTGCATGGAGATACGAGAGGTCAGTGATACTGAACTCATCCCcctaaaatcataaaaaaaaagacaagcatttttaattattcttttgcTGAAGTAATCTGTTAGTTCAGCATTTTAGAAACAGTACAGTAGCTTAACTGGCAACATGTGTAATAATGAAATTTAATCCCAGGGAATACACTGATAAATGTACAGCCTGAATCCACTgtgagtcactttgaataaaaacatttgccaaatgaatgaatgtgaatgtACCTTCAACAGGTTGTCAAGCTGTGAAATCTTCAGAGGAATGTGATCAGAGAAGAGTTCTTCAGCCTACATACACAACAGATGAAGTTAATGGTCAATGGGCACTTCGCTCAAAAGGAGCCCAAAAAGGACAGTTTGTGGATTCCAAAAGATTATTGAAGATTtagcttctttaaatttccatcagAATCAGTGTATCAggacaaactcaggatttgacataatttatgatatttcacagatcaccgtcattgttatggCATCTGCTCTTTTAAGACTCATTTGCACCgcagctgctgttggtagatttaacTTTTCACAAAGGAATCGCACAAACTCTGATTgcaaacagctgtttttaatttcagaAGTGCATTCGCTGTGAtggatatgaggtcaaatatgatctaacaatgatcttatatAAACAAGACAGCCATATAAGATCTAACAGAATGAAGGGAACCCCGTCTCTACCACCATGGATCATGGGTCAATGAAGAGATCACTTGcatctctacattaggggcaggTGCTGCGCATGACCAGATATGACGCTGTCGTGCAAAATGTGtggcattattatacatttattttaataaataatataacttAAACTTATTTTAAGTTTGTCCATTATACAAGACAACAATAgatattcttttgagaaattctataGTTATTATGGTCTGTTAaagccattaatttgttctcattTGCTATGCATGAGGCTAGCCCAACGTCCTCCCTGTTAATCAAGGGAGATTTGGAGAATAGGCTTGTTCAAGATGAGCAAAAtctgatcaccggtgatcactcCGAGGTGCTGACTTAAGGCATGATAAACAAAAGTGACAGGAAGTGACTTGCTGAcaacagcttaatgctcattggctttaACATCGATAATGTTTCGTTCtcctctaaaacattttttttttttatctttaatcgcacgttttatgtgtataaattatatgtgaatattcccaacactctgacagtgcgatatctgtatgggatatgtgatatttacagttgcaatcgaagttattcaacccccccaagacagtaaggatttacaaaggtaagcttttctgatgacccagaatttttaaactttaaatctatatcagttgagtgacacattcaaagtcatagtatgaatatataatctaatatttctaaatagcaggattttttacaaatacagccatgtcataattattcaacccctattgcatgtagctgtttcttaaatatgtaaggctacacaagtaattgttttaaaacaaaattaagtcatcaatctgcaatggcacttatttaagttttaaaatgtacgtttagtgttgtaagcaaaaatgtatttctataaaaataagctgtctcaaaagctaatagaggagattgtttcattacacaagaaaggtcatggctaaaagtacatttccaaggcacttcaatttccaatagacaaagttggcagcaccattcatacattttttaaatatggaacaacagcaaccttcttggggtgtgaaagaaagcaaaacttcaccaagggaaatgttgacttgaatattcaagaagtaataggaaagacctgtggagtcctggaagaaggttttatagacgtatgactctaaactgaaaatgagttttagacccattggtcagcagtacgtctggagtaagatgacaaggtgatgacaagaacgacaccgtccccacagtcaagcatggaggtgggtcagtcctgttatgggggtgttttgcggctgcaggaaatggctatcctgattatgtgactgacaccattgattctttcaggtatcaggccattttggcatgaagaatgtgatgccttcagtgtgtaaactgaagcttggtgatcactggactttccaaca includes the following:
- the LOC127427146 gene encoding proteasome activator complex subunit 2-like yields the protein MSKTKVLKVNTDNAVKIENYRESLYKQAEELFSDHIPLKISQLDNLLKGDEFSITDLSYLHAPLDIPIPDPPVPEDEEMETDKNEDDDKKKKKVPKCGFIKGNEQIVKLLNIVKPEIIALKETCITVSCWISHLIPKIEDGNDFGVAIQEKILERINAVKTKVEGFQTNINKYFSERGDAVAKASKETHVMDYRSLVHEKDEAAYFEIRVIVLDIRGFYAELYDVISKNLEKVTNPKGEEKPSMY